DNA from Sorex araneus isolate mSorAra2 chromosome 6, mSorAra2.pri, whole genome shotgun sequence:
TGAAGAGCTGCAGCTGGCGGAACTGCACCGAGCTGGCCACGTGGCTCAGCAGCGCTGCGGGCGGGTGGGCGAGGGTGAgcgtggcaggggtggggggcgcgcaCGCACAGCCTCCCGCGCAGCCGCACCTGTGCGCTTGAGGTGGAAGCAGACGTCCTTGAGGGTCCACATCATGAGCTTCAGCTGCAGCAGGAAGGAGAAGATGCCGCTGTACCTGCCCAGGCAGCTCTCGGTCACCACGAGGTTGAGGGGCCAGTCCACCTGCAGGAGCCGGCCGTCAGCCGCCCGCGGGCCGCGCGCACCCTCGCGCACTGCCCGGGAGCCCTGCTGACCTTGTACCTGAGCTCCAGGCAGCTCAGCACGTCGGGCGCGTTGGGGGCGAAGGCTTCGGGCAGGAACTTGAGGGCGAAGGAGAGGTTGTGGGCCAGCGGGCCGTGGCCGTGCAGGCTGAACTGCAGCGCCTTGCTCAGCAGCGAGTTGAGCACCAGCGGGGTGAGCAGCTCCCCGGGCGTCTGGCCTGCCCCGAGCTGGGGGAGAGGCGGCTCTGCGTCAGCCGGGCCCGCTGGGCCCGctgggccccccggcccccggcccagccGCCCAGTGCTCGCCTTCTCGAAGAGCAGGTCGCTGAGGGACTGGGCGAACTCCCCGTCCTCCATCAGCAGGAAGTGCCGCAGCGCCGCCAGGTGCGCCTCCAGGTGGAGCTCCACGAAGAAGTAGTCCACGACGGCCTTGTTCACCAGGGAGATGCTGGGGGGACAGGgccagcgggcagggcggggccgcgcggggcgggggcggagacTCACTGGGcgcccagggggcggggcggccaggGGGCGGGGTGGCCAGGGCACTCACTGGGCGGCCAGCGGCGCGGTCAGCGAGTGCTTCATGAGCACGGGCAGTGGCAGCAGCTCGCCCAGCTGCACTGCGGGCTCGGCGGCAGGCTGCTCCTGGGAGCTGTCCCCGGCGGCACAGGCTCGTGGGAGGCCATGGTGCAGGAGGCGAGCCACCGGCGGCTCAGCTGCAGGGGACAGGCCATGGGCACGGGGGCCACCCAGCGGCTCCCGTCCCCCCCACGGGTCACTCACACATGGCGGTGAAGCTGTCCGGGTACTGCTCCAGGCGGTACTGCCCCGCCAGGCGCTCGAGGTAGGCCTGCTCCCTGCGAAGGGCCtcagcttcctcctcctccaggtcctGCTGCCGCTGGGACCCAAGGCTGGGGCTGCTCTGGGCAGCTGCTCCTCCCTAGGAGAGCCCAGTCTCAGGCGCccgccctgctgcccctccccccgtggGGCTCCCAGGGTGTCCGTCCTGCCTCCCCCCTCACCTGAGAGCTGGGAGGCCTTCCTGGAGCAGGGTCCTCGGTGTCCCTGGTCTTCCCTGGGGCACAGAGAGGGGGCTGTCAGGACAGCAGTCCACAacttccccagccctccccctgggCCCACACGGCCAGGACAGCTCCGGGCTACTGACCAGCATCCTGGgggacactgtctcccagggcaCCCGGCTGGGCCTCTGGGCCCGCCTCTTCCCTGCAGCCCATGTCTGAGCCAGCAGCCTGCACCCAGGGACTGTCTGCAGGTGCCTGTGCTCCCGGGTCAGGGTGCCATGCTCCCAAGTCAGAGGCTGGTGCTCCCAAGTCAGAGACTGGTGCTCCCGGGTCAGAGTGCTGTGCTCCCAAGTCAGAGACTGGTGCTCCCAGGTCAGAGTGCTGTGCTCCCAAGTCAGAGATCAGTTCCCCTGTGTCAGCGATTGGTGCTCCCAGATCAGAGCTTGGCGCTCCTGGGTCAGGGTGCTGTGCTCCTGGGCCAGAGATCGGTGCTCCCAGGTCAGAGCTTGGAGCTCCTGGGTCAGGGGGCTGTGCTCCCAAGTCAGAGACTGATGCTCCCAGGTCACAGCTCGATGCTCCTGGGTCAGGGTGCTGTGCTCCCAGGTCAGAGATTGGTGCTCCCAGGTCAGAGCTTGGTGCTCCCGGGTCAGGGTGCTGTGCTCCTGGGCCAGGGATCGGTGCTCCCAGGACAGGGCTCAGAGGTCCCAGGCCGTGGGACTCCCCCTCACACGGGCTCCCCTGTGGTACTGGCCTCTTGGGCTGGACTTCCTGGGAGAGCACCCCAAGGCTTACTTGGGACTGAGACACGTGCCCGTGCACGTTccagcggggccgggagggggccacGTCCCACACGTGCTCCCCGACTTTGATGCTGGCATCGGACACGTGCCCGTGCATGTTccagcggggccgggagggggccacATCCCACACGTGCTCCCCAACTTTGATGCTGGCATCAGACACGTGCCCGTGCACGTTccagcggggccgggagggggccacGTCCCACACGTGCTCCCCAACTTTGATGCTGGCATCGGACACGTGCCCGTGCACGTTCcagcggggccggggggcagcgCTCCCAGCAGCCTCACCCTGCTTGCCGTCCCCACCCTCCAGCATGAGTCCCGGGGGCTGCTCCACGGCCTGGCTCTGCTGTAGGTCCCACTCCGCGACCTGCCCCTCGGGGCCAGGCCCACTCTGCTCCCCCGGAAGGCCTCCACTCGCCCCTGCAGtctggaggggccccgggggagccAGGGTGGCCAAGGCGGGCCTCAGGATGGTTCTGAAGTCGTAGTCTGGCGGCCccgcaggggagaggggcaggtctGAGCCGATAGTCTGCAGTGCCTCCTCGAGAACGGGGGTCTTCGCGGCGCAGGGCGGCTGCTCGGGGCGCCCAGGCGGGGGCAAGAAGTCGCCGATGCTGAGGCCCTCAGAGAACGGCCCCAGCACcaccctgggctctgggctgcAGGTCTCTCCTGGGGCCGACTCGAGGGCCGCTGGGAGGGGCCTGCTGGGGCTGTCCGAGGCCGCCGCAAGGCGCTGCGCTGCCTGCTCCGGGCCGGGGCTGCCTTCTGGAGAGGAGGCCTGCAGCAAAGGAGACGCTCATCCGAGAGCCGTCGGGGCTGTGGGGACCCCCAGCTGCCTGCAGGGCTCCCTGCTCTCACCTGGGGCTCTGCACGGAGGGGTGTCGGCGCGGGGGGCTCCTTCCCTTCTGCCATATCCTTCAGCATCCCCTGCGGTGTAAAGCTGCCACGTGATAACACGGCTATGCCAGGCAAGGGGCAAAGCAGGGGCCAGGATGCACAGCCCCCGGCCTGGGTCCCCGACTCCAGGAGGAGCCCAGCCGCACGACCCACCATCAGCCACCACAACCCCAGGAGCCCCATCCCCCTTCCCAGCTGGGCAATTTCTGGGGGTGAGACACCCCCAACGCCAGCGGCCACCCTGGCGAGACCTGCAAGTGCTTCTGGTCTTCGGAAAGGAACCGCAGCCGAGCGCTGGCCAGCCGGTGCCTCTGGACGCGCCACAGGGCCCTCTGCTCCCGGCGGGCAGCCTCCCCCGACAGCCTGCTGTAGTGCTCCACCAGCGCCTGCCTGGACCACACGGGCTCAGGGCAGGTTCGGGGGGGATTCCAGGGAGCCCCCGTGAAGCCTGACCCGAGAGGCCTCTTCTGGGGCGTGGCGCCGAGCACGGAGAGGAGGACCCGCTGCAGCGGCTGCCCGCCCACCGCGACACCCAAGGACCTGCCCAACTCGGGCGCTCACCGGGCCGTCCGCTCCAGCTGCTCCTCCAGGGCCCGCAGACGCTTCTCCCGGTCCCGGAGCTCTCGGGCGTAGCTGAAGTCGTCGTCCAGCTCCTCCTGCCGGGCCGCCCGACGCCGCTGCACAGCACAGACCCCACCTGCTTGCCtgggccccccctgcccccaaccaccCCAGGACTCCCATCTCCCGGGACCCCCTGCCCCGGGGGTCccctcccaggacccccaccTCTTGGTCCTTCACAAACTGCTCCTTCAGCTTCTGAAACTGTTCCCGCTTGCGGGCGTCCAAGGCCATGCGCTCGGACATCTGCCGATCTGCAGGAGGACGGAGGGCGGCGGGTGAGGAGCACCCAGGGGCGGCCCCCAGCAAGGGAGGGGCCCGGCTCTCACCACTGAGCTCACGCAGCACCCTGGACGCTGCTTCCCACGCGTGGACGACCAGCTCTTGTTTTGCAATTTCCATCCTCAACTCCTGAAAGAGACTCGGTCACCAAGTAACCCCATCCCGGGGCCCTACCAGACGCACCTTCAGCCGTCCCCTCGCTCCCACGACCCCAGGGCCGCCCCCACGGGCCAGGGCCTGCGCACCTGCTGCTCCTTGCTGACGGAGCTGTGGCGCGCCACGCGCTCCATGCGGCCCACGTAGAGGGCGCAGGCCTTCTGCAGCTCCCTCAGCTCCTCCAGCGAGAACAGCACCGAGATCCGCGGCACGGGCACCTCCGACCAGCACAGGTAgtgctgcggggtggggggagggcagctcAGCACCGCGGGCCTCgccgggccccgccccaccctcgggggctgggctggccgcGTACCCGCGGGCAGCAGAGCTTGAGCAGGTTGATGGTCTTCCCGCACACGTACACGTCCTGGGCGATGTCCCTCAGGAACACAGGGACGCAGTCCTCCACCTCCTTGGAGATGAGCACGTAGCCGTGGGTCCAGTAAGACTTGTCTGCGCGGGACAGGACGGTGGACTGACCCCGTCCCTCCAGGCGGCGCAGccccccgaccccgacccccacccccaccccggcacctACCTCGGAAGCCCAAGTAGTCGTGGTTCACCTGGATCATGAACTCGCCGTACGTGTCCCGGAAGACCCCACTGTATACCCAGTCGTGGATGAACCTGGGGAGGTGCGGTGGCGGTCAGGGGCCTGCCTGGGCCGCCCACAGgcccccccgccggccccgccacACACCTCGTGTAGGGCTCGCAGCTGGCCTTCAGCAGGGACAGCAGCACGGGGTAGTGCTCGTTGCTGCAGTTGTCCAGGGCCTCCTGGTACAGGTAGGACAGCAGCTTCACACCCTGGGGACAGGGTGGGCTTCAGGGCAGCAGCACCGACTGGGGGACGccccactccaggctctgcagtgccccTCAGCTGGAACCCGCACTCCAAAACTCACGGTGGGGAACGGGACCCTGGGCTCGCCTCCACCAGCACCCGGGGACACGGTGCCGACCCCGCAGAGCTCGGCCAGGTACCTGGGCAcacagcgggcagagcacactCAGCGGGCAGGCCCTCCTgtaccccctcctcccccgcaagcCACAGCAGAATCGGGGGTCCCACTGTCCTCGGGCACGCACCTGAGCTGCCGGCCAAGCTTCTTGAAGAGGAAGCCAATGGTAAGGAGGCTCAGGGTGGGCGGGGTGGCCAGCACGCAGGCCCGGTAATACTGCAGGTACCTCCGCAGGCCACTGGTGAAGGCctgtgggcagggagcagggcagtGGGGCAAGCTCAGCCCATCCGGGTGGCCAGGTTCCAGCCCCAATCTGGGCGGAAGTACTCTCTGGCCATCCTGGGCACCAGGCAGCATGGCCCCACCCAGCTCACACCTCTACAGACTGGCCTGCACGGAACATTCTGGAAGCTGCCAGCCGATGCCCAGACTGCTGTCCGGCTTCCCTCGACCAACGACAGGCCTTCCTGCCTCCTAAGATTCTGTCCACCCTCCTGTACGCTGCGCTGTCCCTCCCGACTGCCCACTGCCTGACCAGTCAAGCCAGAGAAACCCGTTAAtgggctggccctggggcccagccacgctgctcctgccccgccccctgccctggtcCCCACACTCGCCCCTAGGACTCCCTCTGAGGGACAGGAGACCCCGTGGGCCAGAGCACTCGGGTAGGAGCCCAGCGTGGGGGGGCCCAGGGCTGTACCTGGAAGACGAGGCCCCGGCAGCAGGTGCCCTGTGTGGGCTGCACGGAGAAGTGGCTGAGACGCATGTAGTGGGTCCCGCAGGCAGCCACCTCCGACAAGAGGCTGCTGACGCTCTCAGGGGAGGCTCCTGAGACATGGGTGCCCCGCGTCACCACGAAGGCCTGCGTCAGCTGAAGAGGGAGGGCACAGTGAGCCAGCCCCCGGCCACGGCACCGCCCATAACATCCCCACAGCAGGCGGCCCAAGCTGAGACAGCCTGGACTGTCCCAACCCCGGAATAAGGGCGAAATActccctggaggccctgagcaacATACAGTGAGCAGGGCGCTTGCCCGGCACACAACTGAGCTGGACTGATTCCCTCGCCACCTGTGGTCCCTCGATCCCCTCCcgaagtgatccttaagcaccaccatgtgtgggtccccccccaccccgggccctccACCAAAAAACAATCCCTTCAAAAATAATCTGTAAGCGGGGCCAAAGCAGACaggacgttttccttgcatgaagccaacccaggttttagcccccagcaacccatatggtccaagacctgagcacaagccaaaaacagaaaagggggaaaaaaaaaaatatatatatatatatatatatacctagcACATATATCTGCAAAACAATCTCTTTGCAGTCAAGAATGCAAGGAGCTAGagcatatcccctgagcatcaccaaaatgGACCCAagtccaccaggtgtggcccaaaaccaaattttaGTAAACTCATTCTATATAAACACAACtcgagggctgaagagatggtacagtggtgaAAACCTCACCTGCTCATGCTGTATGAGTTCATTTGATTATGATGTACGACCCTCTTCAAATATCACTGAGTCAGATTTACTAACATATCACATGGGCGccaaccccagtggtgctcaggaaaccatacgtggtgctggtggtgaaacgaggtcagccacatgccaagaCAGCGTGTgtcctgcactatctccccagctcggCTCACTGATTTGATAGAATTCTGCATCAGGTTTGATAGGcttgtgggtctgtgggtctttttttttttttttcggggggaggagggggttacCAAGCCTGTTTGTCTCCTGTAAGCAGCAGAAGTTGGCTTTGGTTTTCTGAAGCCTTCTGCCACTCAGTACCTTCTGAGCTGTGAGTTCCACCCAATGACAATAAGCAAGACTACTAGAATGAAGGAGCGTGTTGCCAGTTTTGCAGAAATtgcttgtgggggctggagcgatagcacagtgggaagggtgcttgccttgcacgtgtatacctgggttcaattcccagcttcccatatgatcccccgagcaccgccaggagtaatcctgagtgcagagccaggagtaacccctgagcatcactagggctacgtgacccaaaaagaaaaaaaaaattgcttgtgAAGCTCGTCTTGCCTTTTAAAGAGTACTTTGTGCTTCTTGCAAAGTTGGTTTAACGACCATGAACTTCTTCAGTCCATGAAGTTCTGTGCAATTCTCTTGAATCTGAATGACAGAGTAGTCTTCCTGTGTATTCATCTGCTCTGTTCATTGTCCTCTGTGCTACAGTTTCATTTACTAGATCTGTTTTCTCATGCGGAGTCCTTGTATGGAAATTCCATCTTCTGTTATTTCAATTACTGTGTCTTGGAGTTTTACTATTTAATCTTGAAACACTGAGCTTCCTGCTGCTGAGTTAATGATGTAACCTAACCCTCAAGTCAGGGGGGAATTCTCAGCCACAATTTCTTTGACCAGTAGTGCTCTACTTCCTCCCATTTCCTCATCAGGGAGGCCTATAATCTGGATATTGTTCCTCTATGAATCACTGAATTCActaacattttcatttctctcttctcaGCTGGGGTCAAGGTTGGGTAATGCGTTTACTGGTAACTCCTGAATTCCAATACTTTGTTGATGTTCTTGGTCAGGGCTtccccctagctctgcactcagagctcactcctggcgggtcttTGGGACCCtatggggctccagggactgAACACAAGCACCccgcccactggactatcactctgttCTCGCAGTCTTGAAGGCCTCCTAACTCCATTTGATAGAACGTGTGCCAAACAGGCACAAGGGAAATGTACTACTTGTAGGTGACTGGAGAGTCACCTACATACTCAGGACTGTATTATTTGTAACTTTCCTTGTCCAGTCATGCTTTTACCCTTTTTGCCTGGTTTTCGGGCTGCAACTGGCGACGCCTAGGGATCACacctatatggtgccaggactggaacccaggtgtgccagTGCCAGGGCACTGCCTATCCCTGCACTATCTGACTCAACTGTCACCCTTTAAAACAATGAACTGCATATGTACGGTACAATAATTTGGaagcagttggggctggagctacaagTGGTGGGGTGCTTCCCTTGTaacggctgagctgggttcggtccctggcatcccacatagtcccccagccACCgctgggagggatccctgagtgcagagccaggagtaagccctgagcacgagcaggtgtggcccccaaagtgaaatttaaaaataaaaataaaaataacataccaTGACAGGAGCATAAATGACCCAAAGACAGAAGAGTGTATGGCATCTGAAAGCCCGATTTCTGTGGTGAGAAGCAGACTGCGGCGAACAGCTGTGTCCTTAAGAGAGCTGCCCGATGTCGGCTACCAGGCATCTCTGCCAAGACTCAAGACggactaaggggctggagcgatagcacagtgggtagggcgtttgccttgcacacggccgacccgggctcgatccccagcatcccatagggtcccctgagcaccaccaggagtaattcctgagtgcagagccaggagtgacccctgaccatcgccgggtgtgacccaaaaagcaaaaaaaaaaaaaaaaagacctactaAAACACCCATCAAACTAGTGAACTGGGTCTTGTTTTGTGCTGGAAACTATTAGATGATGTGTTTGAGATTTGATTGTCAAATACCAGAGGCTAAATTTAGAAGACcaggtcagagtgacagtacagcagggagggcacctgccttgtgacagacccgggttctatccccggcactctatatggttccctgagtgctgccaggagtaattcctgagcactgagccaggaatgaacctgagtatcgctgggtgtggcacaattttttttttaaatgacttgttTAGGGGCCAGCGCACCTCGTTGCCAGGAACCAAGCCTGGCCCCTACCCGCTCTCCAGCCTGGGGAGGTCTCTGCCGCCCTCGAGAAAAGGCTTTTAGGAGTCAGAAGCCTAGTAATTTTATATGACTTCATTCCTGGGTTTTGTTACTATTATAATAAAAACGCACCAAATATACAGATATCACACTTCAAATAATGTTATATCACACAGCCTGCTGTAACTTTACTAACAAGAaccagaagacacagaaacatacagtAACTATATAAGGAAATGTGTAAGAATAGTCATGTATGAATCTGTCTCTGGGCCTCAGGGAAAATACAGTGGCTAAGGCCTCACACGTGGCCAGCCCAAATCAATCCCCAACActcatagggtccccgagccccatcaggactgatccctgagcacagagtcaagagtaagcccgaAGCACCACCAGTTTTGGCCcaagataaaaacaaagaaaaatatatacgaAGAGAAAAGTTGCTGTTTTACTGAAACAACAATAacacaatttgttttccatgtgACTTCTAATCAGTAAGGATGGAAGATAGCAAATACGAGTGAACACTCACTACACCCGCACAGGACTCAGAGGACCTGCGGGGACACCAGCTGGTGCCCGTGACAGCACCGTGCTGCCCCTACAGCCTCACACACGTCCCTGCGGCACAGAACAGACCAGGGGCTGGCGCAATCGCAAAGCAGGTAGGGCccctgcctcacacacagccgaccaacctcaatccctggcatcccatacgacGTCGGAAGCTCtgccgggagtgaaccctgagcagagcccggcataagcacccagcactgcagggagggaggcagaccAGATGAAAGGACAAATCCCTGGAAGTAAACCAGACACTCCAGAGGAGACACAAGGTCAGAGGAACCGCGCACACTCGGATACTCCCGAGAAACAGAAGAAGGTGCAGGCCCATCCGGGCCTCGTGCCTGGGCAGCTGCTGGGCACAGCTCCAGCTCATCAGAGGCCCAGGAAGCTCCTGGAGACACCTGGGGCGTCCACACCACCAGCCACTGGAGTCCTTCAACCCCACACCTCAGCCCCTGCCACTGCTGAGAGGAACCTGTCCCACGGTCTGAGGGCCTGTCTGCAGCAGGACCACGGCAGGGCCTGGAGagcaggcctggcagtgctccgggggcaTCCCACTCAGGAATCATCTGCTTTGCTCACAGTCATTCACAAAGTTCCCCAGATACATGTCATCCAGGGGCccgagagagcacagtggggagggcacgtgccttacacacggctgacgcgggtttgatccccggcatctcacatggtgcccagagccctccaggggagatccctgaatgcagagctgtaggccctgagcaccaccaggtgtggaccaaaaatgttttaaaaaggaaagcaacATTTCATCAGAGAGAGGCTCGGGGCCCACGGAGCCAGTTCCGGGCAGTCTCTGGACACACTGTGTcaggagaggaggcaggaggcaggactCAGGGTACTGGGCAGCAAGGGCTGGCCTCTGCAGGCCTCCAGCAAGCTAGACGGCCAGGAGAACCCCCAGAGCGGGGTCTCCCGCGGCCTTTCCTGGGGCACAGCCACACAGTCCGGGCAGGGAGCCAAGTgaggccccaggcctcctgcagggcaGGCACAGCAGAGGGGCACCTGCTGCTGCACCCACCGCACACGCTGGCTCCACCTCTGAAGCAGCAGTGGAGCCTGCAGAAGTGCAGCCGCAAAATGAGAGGCGCggcacaccacacaccacagcaccagacgacagcaccacacacaccacacagaacCCCGCACACAGCACAGCACGGCGCTGGCCGCCCTCGCCTGGGCAGGACGAGCACAGGCAGGGCCCCAGCGTGGTGCCCGCTCACCTGGCAGAGGGAGAAGGTGGCCGACAGCACCCCGAGGAGGACGTTGAGCACGTCCTTCACCAGCTCGCATTCCTTCACCAGCACAGGTGGCAGCGTGTCCAGCAggcctccccccagcacccggaGCTCGTCGTGGTGGA
Protein-coding regions in this window:
- the LOC129405912 gene encoding gamma-tubulin complex component 6-like; amino-acid sequence: MSAGGSPPAPWPPTSLCRRGQLPGAACRRARSAAGRAAATARAHEALADRAAGRPHLPGEQGRRGLLLRGAPPGGAPGGAAALPADGGRGVRPVPQRPALREARGRPDARGAAHPAGAQLAAEQGAAVQPARPRPAGPQPLLRPQVPARSLRPQRARRAELPGAQVDWPLNLVVTESCLGRYSGIFSFLLQLKLMMWTLKDVCFHLKRTALLSHVASSVQFRQLQLFKHEMQHFVKVIQGYIANQILHVTWCEFQARLATVRDLEEVQRAHAEYLHKAVFRGLLTEKAAPVMNIIHSLFSLVLKFRSQLISQPWGPGPEHPNFALLQQSYNTFKYYSHFLFKVVTKLVNRGYQPHLEDFLLRINFNNYYQDARTGQ
- the LOC101545061 gene encoding gamma-tubulin complex component 6 isoform X1, producing the protein MASVPQLLDELCEAVARAGGARTGARGLRRAAFEALLAPLLRGPGRGARAGGRPVPARSRALLLSFELRVAGLRREAERLEQLLGALEAAPAPAERAAALELLVLLAGSGPPRAPWPRRDPLADGGRPGRAAPHGGYDCDGLSERERDVRAALVRDEQRARDSARASLRALDAAPGSGLAVCGRFSGGDRFERDTRGSLFGALVHSRTWDMDVRLDLPPVPDGADLSGLAIKVPHCVDQSEDEGFQSASNLTPDSQSELGLTPDLDLWDAALTYRPSRRRCWEQISCPPGHGEEPYLTEAGRDAFDRFRRLHHDELRVLGGGLLDTLPPVLVKECELVKDVLNVLLGVLSATFSLCQLTQAFVVTRGTHVSGASPESVSSLLSEVAACGTHYMRLSHFSVQPTQGTCCRGLVFQAFTSGLRRYLQYYRACVLATPPTLSLLTIGFLFKKLGRQLRYLAELCGVGTVSPGAGGGEPRVPFPTGVKLLSYLYQEALDNCSNEHYPVLLSLLKASCEPYTRFIHDWVYSGVFRDTYGEFMIQVNHDYLGFRDKSYWTHGYVLISKEVEDCVPVFLRDIAQDVYVCGKTINLLKLCCPRHYLCWSEVPVPRISVLFSLEELRELQKACALYVGRMERVARHSSVSKEQQELRMEIAKQELVVHAWEAASRVLRELSDRQMSERMALDARKREQFQKLKEQFVKDQERRRAARQEELDDDFSYARELRDREKRLRALEEQLERTARQALVEHYSRLSGEAARREQRALWRVQRHRLASARLRFLSEDQKHLQGMLKDMAEGKEPPAPTPLRAEPQASSPEGSPGPEQAAQRLAAASDSPSRPLPAALESAPGETCSPEPRVVLGPFSEGLSIGDFLPPPGRPEQPPCAAKTPVLEEALQTIGSDLPLSPAGPPDYDFRTILRPALATLAPPGPLQTAGASGGLPGEQSGPGPEGQVAEWDLQQSQAVEQPPGLMLEGGDGKQGEAAGSAAPRPRWNVHGHVSDASIKVGEHVWDVAPSRPRWNVHGHVSDASIKVGEHVWDVAPSRPRWNMHGHVSDASIKVGEHVWDVAPSRPRWNVHGHVSQSQVSLGVLSQEVQPKRPVPQGSPCEGESHGLGPLSPVLGAPIPGPGAQHPDPGAPSSDLGAPISDLGAQHPDPGASSCDLGASVSDLGAQPPDPGAPSSDLGAPISGPGAQHPDPGAPSSDLGAPIADTGELISDLGAQHSDLGAPVSDLGAQHSDPGAPVSDLGAPASDLGAWHPDPGAQAPADSPWVQAAGSDMGCREEAGPEAQPGALGDSVPQDAGQ
- the LOC101545061 gene encoding gamma-tubulin complex component 6 isoform X2 is translated as MASVPQLLDELCEAVARAGGARTGARGLRRAAFEALLAPLLRGPGRGARAGGRPVPARSRALLLSFELRVAGLRREAERLEQLLGALEAAPAPAERAAALELLVLLAGSGPPRAPWPRRDPLADGGRPGRAAPHGGYDCDGLSERERDVRAALVRDEQRARDSARASLRALDAAPGSGLAVCGRFSGGDRFERDTRGSLFGALVHSRTWDMDVRLDLPPVPDGADLSGLAIKVPHCVDQSEDEGFQSASNLTPDSQSELGLTPDLDLWDAALTYRPSRRRCWEQISCPPGHGEEPYLTEAGRDAFDRFRRLHHDELRVLGGGLLDTLPPVLVKECELVKDVLNVLLGVLSATFSLCQLTQAFVVTRGTHVSGASPESVSSLLSEVAACGTHYMRLSHFSVQPTQGTCCRGLVFQAFTSGLRRYLQYYRACVLATPPTLSLLTIGFLFKKLGRQLRYLAELCGVGTVSPGAGGGEPRVPFPTGVKLLSYLYQEALDNCSNEHYPVLLSLLKASCEPYTRFIHDWVYSGVFRDTYGEFMIQVNHDYLGFRDKSYWTHGYVLISKEVEDCVPVFLRDIAQDVYVCGKTINLLKLCCPRHYLCWSEVPVPRISVLFSLEELRELQKACALYVGRMERVARHSSVSKEQQELRMEIAKQELVVHAWEAASRVLRELSDRQMSERMALDARKREQFQKLKEQFVKDQERRRAARQEELDDDFSYARELRDREKRLRALEEQLERTARRWWSTTAGCRGRLPAGSRGPCGASRGTGWPALGCGSFPKTRSTCRGC